One window of Myxococcales bacterium genomic DNA carries:
- the rplV gene encoding 50S ribosomal protein L22 gives MISRANANFQRISVRKARVIINLVRGRDAAEALQLLDFVPKAASPVVKKLLASAIANAKVKRPDLDVDSLYVSHASADKASTQAMRRWRPRAMGRATRIEKGVSHIRIELDAR, from the coding sequence ATGATCAGCCGAGCCAATGCCAACTTCCAGCGAATCAGCGTGCGCAAAGCGCGCGTGATCATCAACCTGGTTCGCGGCCGCGATGCAGCGGAAGCGCTCCAACTGCTCGACTTCGTGCCGAAGGCCGCGTCACCCGTGGTCAAGAAGCTACTCGCGAGCGCCATCGCCAACGCGAAGGTCAAGCGCCCCGACCTCGACGTGGACTCGCTTTACGTGAGCCACGCCAGCGCCGACAAGGCCTCGACTCAAGCCATGCGCCGCTGGCGCCCGCGCGCGATGGGGCGCGCAACGCGCATCGAAAAAGGCGTGAGCCACATCCGCATCGAGCTGGATGCACGCTGA